A section of the Tenrec ecaudatus isolate mTenEca1 chromosome 15, mTenEca1.hap1, whole genome shotgun sequence genome encodes:
- the LOC142427766 gene encoding LOW QUALITY PROTEIN: uncharacterized protein LOC142427766 (The sequence of the model RefSeq protein was modified relative to this genomic sequence to represent the inferred CDS: inserted 2 bases in 1 codon): MLENYGLVASLGPPLLKPAAISQLEGGDELWCPPPGPTGKGTAPQGLWSDAYIQSDSNLTKEMCETKDSAIFKLHKDVSQETEFSEAXLLETHQEVPEVESVKKEDSSIIDEIVKIETSPREEYFFSQSPNLYHCHTVSIGEQLPECAGPGNVFSADKKFTQHETADTEGKHFKCEELAETSRCDSQCNQQKDSNTGEKSYQFKECGKACSGNAKLTWSQRLLSGDRPFKCAECGKSFSYSSHYITHQTIHSGEKPYQCKVCGKTFSVNGSLNRHQRIHTGEKPYRCKECGNGFSCSSAYLTHQRVHTGEKPYECSDCGKTFNVNAKLIQHRRVHTGEKPYECTECGKSFRCSSQLRQHQSVHTGKKPCQCRECGKAFHKNAKLIQHQRVHTGEKPYECNECGKAFSAKGKLIQHQRIHTGEKPFQCNDCGKAFRCNSQLRQHLRIHTGEKPYECNECGKAFNVNAKLLQHQRIHTGEKPFECNECRKCFTSKRNLLDHHRIHTGEKPYQCKECGKAFSVNAKLTRHQRVHTGEKPFKCVECGKAFSCSSDYIVHQRIHTGEKPFQCKECGKAFHVNAHLIRHQRSHTGEKLFRCVECGKGFSYSSDCIIHQTVHTWKKPYVCSVCRKAFRFSFQLTQHQNVHSEGKS; the protein is encoded by the exons ATGCTGGAGAATTATGGGCTTGTGGCCTCTCTAGGGCCTCCGCTTCTCAAACCTGCTGCGATCTCACAActggagggaggagatgagctgtgGTGCCCACCTCCAGGGCCCACTGGAAAGGGAACAGCCCCCCAAGGCCTCTGGAGTGATGCTTATATCCAGTCCGATAGTAACTTGACAAAGGAAATGTGTGAAACAAAAGATAGCGCAATATTTAAACTTCACAAGGACGTTTCCCAAGAAACAGAGTTTTCAGAAGC TCTGTTAGAGACACATCAGGAAGTCCCTGAGGTAGAAAGTGTGAAAAAAGAAGACAGCAGTATCATTGATGAGATTGTGAAAATTGAGACGAGTCCCAGGGAGGAATATTTTTTCAGTCAAAGTCCAAATTTGTATCACTGTCATACCGTCTCCATCGGAGAGCAGCTCCCTGAGTGTGCAGGACCAGGAAATGTCTTCAGTGCTGACAAGAAGTTTACTCAGCATGAAACAGCTGATACTGAGGGGAAACATTTCAAATGCGAAGAATTAGCAGAAACTTCTAGGTGTGACTCTCAATGTAATCAGCAAAAAGACAGCAACACTGGAGAAAAGTCTTATCAATTtaaggaatgtggcaaagcctgcaGTGGTAACGCAAAATTAACATGGAGTCAGAGACTTCTTAGTGGGGACAGACCCTTCAAATGTGCAGAGTGTGGGAAAAGCTTTAGTTACAGTTCCCATTATATTACACACCAGACAATCCACAGTGGGGAGAAGCCCTATCAGTGCAAGGTGTGTGGGAAAACCTTCAGTGTGAATGGGAGTTTAAACAGACATCAGAGAATCCACACTGGAGAAAAGCCCTACCGATGCAAGGAGTGTGGAAATGGCTTCAGTTGTAGCTCCGCGTATCTTACACATCAGAGAGTCCACACTGGGGAGAAGCCGTATGAGTGCAGTGACTGTGGGAAGACCTTCAATGTCAATGCGAAGCTAATTCAACACCGGAGAGTCCACACTGGGGAGAAGCCCTATGAGTGTACTGAGTGTGGAAAAAGCTTCAGGTGCAGCTCCCAGCTTAGGCAGCACCAGAGCGTCCACACTGGAAAGAAGCCCTGTCAGTGTAGGGAGTGTGGCAAAGCCTTCCACAAGAATGCAAAGCTCATTCAGCATCAAAGAgtccacactggagagaaaccctatgagtgtaatgaatgtgggaaagcctttagtgCCAAAGGGAAATTAATCCAGCATCAAAGGATCCACACTGGGGAGAAGCCCTTCCAGTGCAACGACTGTGGGAAAGCCTTCCGGTGTAATTCTCAGCTTCGGCAGCATCTGAGGATCCACACCGGGGAGAAGCCGTATGAATGTAATGAGTGTGGAAAAGCCTTCAATGTTAATGCCAAGCTACTTCAGCATCAGAGAATTCACACGGGGGAGAAGCCCTTTGAATGTAACGAGTGCAGGAAATGTTTCACTTCTAAAAGAAACCTGCTTGATCATCACAGAATCCACACTGGAGAAAAGCCCTatcaatgtaaggaatgtggaaaagccttcagtGTCAATGCCAAACTGACGAGGCATCAGAGAGTGCACACCGGTGAGAAACCTTTCAAGTGTGTGGAGTGTGGGAAAGCATTTAGCTGCAGTTCTGACTATATTGTGCATCAGAGAATCCACACCGGAGAGAAGCCCTTTCAGTGTAAGGAGTGTGGGAAAGCTTTCCATGTTAATGCCCATTTGATCCGGCACCAGAGAAGCCACACTGGGGAGAAACTCTTCAGATGTGTTgagtgtggcaaaggcttcagTTATAGTTCCGACTGTATTATACATCAGACTGTCCACACTTGGAAGAAACCCTATGTGTGCAGTGTTTGCAGGAAAGCCTTTAGGTTTAGCTTCCAGCTTACTCAGCATCAGAATGTCCACAGTGAGGGAAAATCCTAA